The Vigna unguiculata cultivar IT97K-499-35 chromosome 1, ASM411807v1, whole genome shotgun sequence nucleotide sequence TGGGTTGATAGTGGTGTCAATTCCTTATggggttgggctcaggtctcattagTGTTGTATCTCCCAATGAACCCCCTCTATAAACCTAACAATAAACACGTCTGAAAAGGATAAAGAAGCAATTGTGGTAtctaaaacaatatattatgaGAATCTTAAAGGGAATTTAAAAAGATTGTTTACAAATAGGTCAAGTCCACACTAATCATCTTTGAATTGTGGCACCATATAAGATACTTGGTGGGGCAGAGAGGATTGCATTTGAAATGCACTTTATGCTCTTTTTTAGTTTGGTTAATGTGTTTGCATTCTAATTCTCTTGTGTTAATCCTTTCTTATGCTTTTGAAGTTGCACACTTTtcacttttagtttttttttaatcttttattcatTGTTTATAGTTAAAGTGGTCAAAACATGTCATCTGATGCGATTCACCACTAATTGATCATTTAGTGAATTAATCTTGTCTGACTCACTTATAGTGAGTTCAAGAGATTTGAGTGTAACTCAATCCCACCACAGGTTAATGGGTTAAACAGGatggttcacttaattaaaaaaatatattttttctttaatctaacatttttttaatatgtaaccAAAATCCAAAAAGTCCAaacctattttaattttttttcttatttcagaccataaataaatcattcatccaaaaaactaaattataagtctaaataaaatctatataatctcaaataatccaaataaataattttttttatgttcagaTTGGTAAGCTAGATTCTTAGTGGGTCAGGTCCACTTTTGGCTtgtactaaatttttttttaatccatttttgcCCTATACTGAATTCTTTTTAGGACAGTGGTAGTTTGACACCAATACTACCATTTGACactcatataaattaatattttattaagaaaagttGGTGTCAAATGGTAGTTATTTGGAAATGGTGgtgtcaaaataattttttccttcTATTTAATCTAATCTAACTCGAACTTGTGATGAGTCAAGTTGACTCagaaattttaacatattttaataactctatttatagttttttttttaaataagttgaaGTATCGTGTCTTCTCCATTTCTATTATGATTTTTGATTGCTGATAAATAGTGAGTTATTTATgtatttctttgtttattttatttttattatctcttaTATGCTTACATGCATATTTATATGACTTtatgaattattaaatttatattaattaagtaaaaGATATCTTAGTTGTTTCAATcctttttataacaaaattgatgaatttgttttctaattcttaattaaaacaCTAAATTATGATATAAACTTCATCATGAATAAATGTCTAATACGCTTTAAGCGTAACAAGCAAGTATCAACTTGATTCTATTCGTAAGAGTCATGTTCAACACATCCTCAATAATTTTGGTTGAACGGTGAAACTGTGAAAGATAAGAACtcgaaagaagaaaatattgcTAGCTTGCACAATTGTTAGCATTGTATACCTAATATTAAGTCCTATATTGTGACAACATCAAAACAATTGCCTAGGCTAAGGAATCACCAATCCAACAATACAAAATTTGAATGGACTAATTAATGATAAAgtcatgataattaataaatattatgagaGGATCAAATCtacttaaaatgtaattttaaaaaattacatatataaactcattcatgcttttttttttaattagtagtTTTGAATAGATTCTGCTGCACTCATAAGAACACAAATTGAACTGTTTGGCTATACATCACAGGAAAATATATGGacaattataatgtttttaattcctATAGGAAAGGGaacaaaattttgtattatAGCAAGAAAGGTTTTTGGGACTAATATTCttgtaaattttgtatattCTTGTAAATGAGTTAAAGTATTTCAAATActtcattataattataaatatttttattgataaaaaaaaactttgaataAAGTCCTAACTTGGAAAATAACTCCGTCAATcagccaaataaaaaaaattgccatTCCGTAATACtcataatcaaaattaaaggtttggataaacaaaaaaaatctagcCAATTAAAATCTTTGAGCTTGAAGGTGtgtaattattgataattaaccaatgtttttaaacaaaattaattattggtAAATACTTCTTACCTATATAGTACACAGTTTCTAAAAATTATCAGAAAAAAGAatcttaaagaaataaaattaaaaaagttaataaccTTTTTTTATTCTGTATCCTGTATCCAGTCTGTGCAATTTACATTTCTGAGGcgttaaaatgatttaatatgATTCCACCTACTCAATTTCTAAGGAATTCAAGTAACTGTTGAGGTGGAATGATTACTTGAAAATTCAACAACTTATTTCCAACTCATATTAACATTTtcctttataaaataataatattatatttattttttattttttcattcaataagtgattaagaaaataattaatcagGTTCaacataacaataaaaaaacaaatatcatgGTCAAACATTGCTGTGGGAGTTACATTTTTTGAATCAACTTAGTCCTATGAATTCTTAACCAAACCACCTTATTACCTCTCTATTCCAGAAACCTTAAACTTCACCAACCCAAATTCACCATGGAAGAACCATACTCCATGCTCCAGAATGCACCAACTATGGAACCAACCATGTTAAACACTCAAGAAGGCACACTCAGGAATTGGAATCAAGACCCACTGCTACTCCATCAACACCTTCTCACTCCACAAATGGAAAGCACTTCTCAAGGCTCAATCAACAATTCCACCTGCAGTTCGTCCCTTCAATATCATGTGTTATCCCTTTTAGAGGGAATAATTAACGAAAAACACATAGAAGAAACCCTAATCCAATCCAAGCTTTTGTCGAGCAATGTTGGGTCCATTGCTGCCACAGCAACAGCAACAGCAACGTACATGCCACCTTCGGTACTTTACTTTACAATAATtcgttcaattttatttttcttacgtGAAATGTTGTAGCAGGATTATCAATGAAAGGGAACGAAATGATTGTGGAGAGAATGATCGAAGACAGCACGAAACGTGTCTTGATTTGGTTGCCAAAACAATTGGTAGCAAGAGCTCTGTGTATCGAGGAGTAGTCAAGTACGTGTATATGATTCTCTTTCAAATAATGAACCTGCTGCATtagtttttatttgattttttgtaaccctgaatgaaaggaaaaattaaTTCTGATATAGGTGCAACGAAGATCGTTTTGAAGCATTTGTGTGGGATAAGAGCGATCCAGGGGAAAAAGGAAGAACAGGTTGAAATAGACTTTAGAACATATATATCTTTTCAATTCTCCGTTTATTTGCTTTTCTGAACAAACTACTCACTAACctcgtttcattttttttacttgtatGTCTGCATCTTCTTCAACTGCTGCAGTTTACATTGGTTAGTACAATTTGCTTTCCTGCATCAAGTGTTGGTTATGTTAATGTAAATAGCAGATGATAAAATCTTTGTTTTGGTGTGAATCTTTCTCTGATCTTTTCTTGCTTCTGTTGGCAGGTGCTTATTCAACTGAAGTTGACGCCGCCAAAGCTCATGATTTGGTGTCAATCAGAATAGGGGGCTTAAAAGCATTAACCAATTTTCATGTATGTTTCATTCATTATAGATGCATTTAtgaatttcataaatataatcTTGCTGCAGATTTTGATTCAATTGTTATTAATTAGTTGAATTCCTTCTCATAAAGCATATACTATTATTTGTAGGTGAGGTGTTATTCCAAGGACATGGATGAAATGAGAAGAATGAGCAAATGGGACTATATTTGTGCTGTTAGAGGGTAAgatgtgattttttttgtgaatcTTCTTATAGCTGGGATAGCAGCCTTGTTATGTGTAATACTGTTATATACTTTGTAAAATATTGTCAAATAGAAAAAATACATAGATCTtatgcaaataaaattttagataagTACTctcaagagaagaaaataagaaaagaaaaggagtttTCCCCACAAATAAAAATCGACTTATTTGGTGAGTTAATATATCAGTAAAGGGagaagttttataaaattagaaagtgATGTATAGACTCATAAAAAAGgaacatataataaatttgtattactTCAATGAGTTAAGTGTAGAATCTttcaattaatttcttaaaactattaattgtATTTCTTTCAAACAGCTATGTAAAATTGgtctgttttttttattaaatgaggTTCTAAATCGTCATTGCTGCTGTAATCTTGATTTGTTCTGATACTCAATATTATATGAAATCATGGTTGATATTAACAtcacataaaattatatataaatatacacgGTTGTTCTTATTACAAATACACTATGAAGAAAAACATGTTAACATTTCAGCTAAAACCATTTTCTCAAAACATTCTGTCAAATATCAGTGTCCTTTTATCTAACACTAGAATGAAAGTCAGCATATTACATATGCTTGTGATCACTTAACAGTGGTctccaaatattattttttctttttatcctgACTTGTTAGATCAACTGATATTGCTCCtctgtatttatttgtttagaATGACAATAGCAAAATGATTCTTTTAGAAATCTTCAACCATTAGTATGAGTTCATAATTAAGATAAAGAAATTCATGATTGCAATGGAAACTTGAAAAAATATCAGGTTGGGCAAGGGCTATACAGATGGTGATTCCCCTTTCCGTGGCGTCTACAGGTTTGCAttccttctttctctctttcgtTTCTTtactctctctatctctctaaTTCCTTCCACAAACAGGGTTCCGACAAGCAGAAAATGGGAAGCAAGGCTGGGTCGTGAGGGGTCACCAACCATACACTTGGGAACTTATTGTGAGTTCATACGAATATTCCAACTCTTCAAATTCATGTTGTAATTTATGGCACACTGAATAGATAAGCATCAACATGCATGTGTAGTTTAACGTAAGACATATGATTGTGTACTTCAGACACTGCAGAGGATGCAGCGAGAGCTTATGACATTATATCAATAAAACTGAAGGGAGGGGAAGCAATTACCAACTTTGACTGGAATTCCTATGAAACTGAGGGCATAATGGAGAGTGTGATTTCTCAATCAACGGACGGATCGATCATTCtgcagaaagaagaaaaaaacaaagaaaccgAAGCATCTCCTCAAAACAGCTCTTCAGTTCAATGCCATTCTCAACCACCCAGCATCCCATCCATTTGTCGTTGCTGCCACAACCAAATTCTCACACCAACCAACCCTCATGCTCTTGGTGCCATTGCTGATCCTGCTGGAAACAGTGGAAGTAACAATTCAATTGTTAACGATGCTGTACAGTTTCGAAACGAGAATGTAACACAGCAACAGCCACGCCCACTTCAGACTCAGAGGCAAGTCTGTTTCAACGATGCCTCTAATCAGAACCTTGTCAACAACAATCAGCTTCCAAATCACAATGCAGCACAGCAACAGTCACTTCAGACTCCAATGCAAGTGAGTTTCAACAATGGCTTTAATCAGACCCTTGTGAACAATAACTACAGcaacaacaccaacaccaacaccaacaccaacaccaacaacCAGTTTCTGCCTCAGGGTTCTAACCTTGCTTTGCCTGCTACTGGGATCCGAAATCTGGAGTTAGAAAAGTGCGTCCGTTTCCCTGATTGGAGATCAGGTTTCGGAAAGAAGCTACTTGGAGGGAACTTGGAATTGGAATCTTTAAGCAACATTGCTGCCCTGAGTCTGCAAGCTCTACCTCAAGTCACGCTGA carries:
- the LOC114196240 gene encoding AP2-like ethylene-responsive transcription factor ANT, which gives rise to MEEPYSMLQNAPTMEPTMLNTQEGTLRNWNQDPLLLHQHLLTPQMESTSQGSINNSTCSSSLQYHVLSLLEGIINEKHIEETLIQSKLLSSNVGSIAATATATATIINERERNDCGENDRRQHETCLDLVAKTIGSKSSVYRGVVKCNEDRFEAFVWDKSDPGEKGRTVYIGAYSTEVDAAKAHDLVSIRIGGLKALTNFHVRCYSKDMDEMRRMSKWDYICAVRGLGKGYTDGDSPFRGVYRVPTSRKWEARLGREGSPTIHLGTYYTAEDAARAYDIISIKLKGGEAITNFDWNSYETEGIMESVISQSTDGSIILQKEEKNKETEASPQNSSSVQCHSQPPSIPSICRCCHNQILTPTNPHALGAIADPAGNSGSNNSIVNDAVQFRNENVTQQQPRPLQTQRQVCFNDASNQNLVNNNQLPNHNAAQQQSLQTPMQVSFNNGFNQTLVNNNYSNNTNTNTNTNTNNQFLPQGSNLALPATGIRNLELEKCVRFPDWRSGFGKKLLGGNLELESLSNIAALSLQALPQVTLNGSTGATQLHSPALQQSYEHQNLNSCSSDSFQNPVSEPNNNGFQSQLDLDMIDYLNRSYIEDTDFTCDYDMFSALNGGR